The DNA sequence TGTTCCGAATTTTTTCTTTCTTCTTATTATTCAAACTTTTCCCAGAAAAAACCGATCCGTTATGCCGTGCTTTCTGTTTCTATTATTCTCGCAGCAATAGGCTTTTTGACGGAGAAAACCGCAGTCACTCAAATTTATGCTTATAATTGTTTGAATCTTGGTTTTGCAGGAATTGTATTAGTTAGCCTTTCCGAAAATTCCTATATAGGCAAATTTTTAAGCTTTTCCGGATTTCGTCCTATCGCTCGGGTGAGTTACACAATGTATCTTTGGCATTTATACCCGACCTCCGCAGCAATCTCCATAGTTTGTGGAACAGTAATACAATCCTTAAGTTATTCCAGGACTTTCGCCACTTTTATAGTTGCGGTATTATTCACTTTCTTATTCTGTACCATTCTATTCTATTTGATCGAAAAACCATTCTTAAATCTTAAAGACAAATGGATTGCTAGACTAAAGGCAAGATCGACTTCAACACCTAACTAACTGGTAAAATACATGCTAAAATACTTATATGCTAAAAATGACGCCGAAATCCCCTCATTAAACGGCCTAAGAGCTCTCTCCATATTTATGGTGATTATTTTCCATCTTGGGACTGGAGCAGGGAAAGTTCTGGTCTCCGACGGGGAAATATTAACCACAATTATCGTAAACTTACAATCATCCGTTGATCTATTTTTCATGTTAAGCGGGTTCCTGATCTACGGTGGGTTATTAGATGAATACGGAAGAAGTTCCAAGATCGATCTAAAAAAATTCTACTTAAAACGTACATTTAGGATCATACCTGCATATTACATTTGTTTAATTGTTCATTTTATACAAACTAAAGCAGCCTACAAAATCGGCGAAAAAATGACCTCCCCTTCTCCGGAAATCCTGATCATAAAAGAAAAATTAGCGAACTCTCTCTCAAATTCCTGGACTGATTTTTTATATATTTCCAATTTTTTCCATGATAGATTATTTTCATTCGGCTGGAGTCTTTCCATCGAAGAACAATTTTATTTAGTCGTTCCTCCACTATGCTCCATCCTTCTTTTCAAACAAAAAGCGGAAATGCGAAGGATCATATTAGTCGTACTATATTTTATCCCTATGATTATCAGAGGTTTCTATTATCACTTCGGCTTTACGGCGGATTGGACCAGCTTTCATACAGAATCCCGTTTCGATGCGATCATTGTAGGAATGTTGCTTACTGAGCTTGTAAGATGGAAACCTGAATTCCTAAAAAACACGAGTCGGACAAAAAACTTAGGTTTTTCGATCGGAGCCGCGTTATCTCTCTGTATCGCACTTCTGATGAGTAGAACAAATATAAATTCGATATTCATTCATACATATTTCCAATTTAGTTTCGCTGTTTTATTTATTGCATGTTTACTCGAAGGGAATTTCTGGAATTTTATATTCAGATCACGCTTTTTCACTCCGATAGCTCGGACAAGCTATACAATGTATCTTTGGCACGGAATGTTTTTACTGGCCGCCCTTCGGTTTATATTCAAAAATAATCTTCCATCCGGATTAGAAGCGGGACCTTACTTACTTCTTGGAATTTATACGGTATTATTTGTTTTCGTTGTTTGCGTTCCGATTTTTTATATTACGGAAAGGCCGTTCTTAGCAATTCGAGATTATATACTAAAAAGAATGAAAAAGAAAGAGCTCCAAACCAAGTAAACATCTTGACTACTTTATAATTCTATTTAATATTTTTGCATGCTTATATTAGGTCAGGATCCCGGAAACCCTATCCTGATTTGGCCAGAGTTCTCTTGGACTCCTGTTATCAGCGGAGCGATCTTTTTAGTCCTTCTATTCACAGTAATTTATCTATTACAACGTTATCTACGCAGACAAAACCGCCTCGCTTTAGAATATAGAGCTAAGATCGTATCAAAACTACAACTTCATCATTTCAATTCCAAGGATACGAATCTGTTCCACACATTCTTGGATCATGTTGATAACTCGGATCTAAAACGACTGGCAGAAGATCCTTCTTGGTATCGAAAATATTTCCTTCCGGAGTTTTTACAATTCTTAGCCGAACAAAGTAATCTTCCCGCATGGAAAGATATATTGATCGTACATGCTTTGGATCATTTGATAGAAGATCATAAGGCGACTGCCAAAAACTTCATCACTGCGATTTTAGAAACTGACTCCGAAGAAAGATTTCCAGCCTTATTAGGAATACAAGAACTGGATGAAAATGCCCTAAATCGAGCAATACGAGCCAGGATTTATACCAAAAAAGTAGGAGCTACATTCTCTCTCACAAGATATGAAAGAATGCAGATCTTAGTTCCAGACGAGAGTAAACAATGGCTTAAATCCGAGGCGATCTTGCTCTCTCAAGAAGGAACAAATCTCACCCTTCAGATCAAAACAACTCCTGAACTGGACGATAAAAAAACGGAAGAATGGGCCGAAGCTCCTAAAACAAGTCCTGCAGGCCCCGCTCATTCCGGCACCATACCGGAAGAATATACGAACAGTCTTACCCAAATTTTAGAATATTCGGGACTGAACCCTGGTGTTTGTGAAGAAATTACCAGGCTTGTAACCGCATACAAAGAGCATCCAGGACTAATACGCAGAAGACATAGACAAGAAGATTATAAAATATTAATACGATTATACAAGGTTTGTTTTATAAAATTCCGCTCTCAGGCAGCGCATGTACCCAAGCCTGTTCTTCTATTTATACATTTTTTCTTCTTGGATGAAGGTTTAGTCTCTGCCAAAAGATTGCAGGATCTTGAACTTGCGATCACTACATTAAAATCCTCCGTCAACGATCGCCAATATCAGGAAGTAAAACTTTCTATTCACCTTCTTCCTGATTGGTTGAACTTAATACTCGCCGGCAAAAAGAATCCTTCTCAAAATCATTTCGGACAAACTTACGATCAGGTCCAAAAATCAAATCTACGCTGGAACCAAGAAGCTGAAGCGAAGAATATTATGAATAAAGAATATCTTTTGCATATTCTTGATTGGGAACTGGAAAATATACTTTATATGGGGCTTTTAGGAGTTTCCTTAAACCCAAATTTTGCTTATCCGATCCTCTCCGAAGATCAATTTTACGGAGCAACAGAATCCAATCTTACTTTCCCGGATAAGATCCTATCAAATGCAGAAAGAGTTTTAAAGATAGATAAAAGTATTTTCCATAGAGAAGTTAGTGTGATATCTCATACTGACCCAAGCAAGACGGATGAGTATAGAAAAGAATTTTTTGCCGATTGTATACTTCTACCTTATAGCGGAAATAGAGGAGTACTTTGGCAGGAAACAAGTGTAGGTAACCAAGATTACAGTAGGCTATTATTCCCAGTTGTTATGACTGAAAATGCCACGTTAGTAGTTACTAAAACCTTAGGAGAATTCCGTTGGGAAACGGAAAGAACCTTAAGAGGCAGAAAATGGAAGGATCCAATCCCTGCTTCTCTTACTTCAGAATATTATTCTTATTTGGAAAATTTCCAAAAGAACCCGCACCTTACAGTAGAAGCCAAAAAAAGAATAGAGCAACAATGGGTCAAAGTCGGGAAGAATATCAAGGACATGTTCAGTATTGACTATGCCTATTGGATCCTTCTGGAAGCCGAAGGAAAGCCCAGACTCAATCGGGCGGTTAGGGAAATCTTAAATCAATTTGTTCCTATTCAGATTAAGATGTAATTAAAGAATTCCTTTAATTTCCAGGAATATTAAGATCATAGAAGAAGTAACACCAACTAAAAGACAGCGATAACTCCATCTCAAATATCTATATTTTGTAAAGTAAAGGGATTTTCCTAACTGGTATAGATCCCTAGTTAACGCTTCATATAAAGAAGAATCTTCCGAAGCAATCTCTTCCATCTTATTCATAAATTCATTTTCACTCATAGGAGCAAAATGTCCGAAAAACAAGGGATTTGATTTTCCATTCTTCTTCTGTTTGAATGTAGGCATCACCGCAAGTATAGCCAAACTCGCTGCGATTACAATAAATACCATCAGAGTTAGTAAGCCTGTTCTATAGGTGGGTCTTTGTACATATCCCAAGGAAAGCGAAAGTATAACGAATGATGCAGCGATCAGAATATTCGCCTTTTGGTCCGCCATCTGACTGAGCTGAGAGTGATGTTGGTGAACGGTCCTAAAAAGATAATCTACAGCAGAACGAGCACGGACCGTTTTGAAATGATCTGATTCCATAGCTCCAAGGATTTTGGAAAATTTATTTCGACAAGACATAATTGCAGTAGGCCGTAGCCCAAAGTACCCTTTTTGGAATTCCTACATCTCAAATCACTTTACATTTTTTAACATATCATTTATATAGTATATATGTATTTAGGCCCTTTGGAAGGTTTCCAAGACCAGCTATTTCGCCCGGTCCTAGGCTGGAGCAGAGACAATGTTGGGCTTTTAACGGGAAGGCAAGGAATCTATAAATTGGCGCTTCGTTGGGAATACGCATTTGCGGTTTCTGGATTCCAGGTTTTTAATTTGGACTGCGCCATTCGTTTCGATGTATTCACGATTACAGAAGAGACCAGAAAAAGAAGGGTATCTCCCGAAGCTCTATTAGAAAAGATACTGGTACAAAGAGCATTCACTCCTTATCAGATCCTGGACTCTTTAAAGGAAATCTATACTTCCACAAAAGAGAATACTATCTATTTCATTTTAGCTCCATGCAAACAATTCTTCGATGGGGATGTCCAAGACGACGAGGGTCTTTTTCTTTTGGAAAAATTGGTATTATTATTGGAACGTATGCGTTCTAGACAAATCCCGATCGTTCTTGTAGAATCCACAAAATACACTCATCCCAACTTTCAAAAAATTTTCCCTAAGTTAGTCTCTCTTTCGGAAGATCTTTGGGAGTTGAATATGGTGGAAGGCCATTCTTATTTAAAGATCAGAAAAGCAAAATCTATGTATGAGATCGGAACAGATCCAAATTCTAAACAGGAGTTTATTTATGGGTAGGACGGTTATTCCATATTCCAGACAAATGCAATATATAGAGTCCAGCCTTGGGCAATACAGAAGAGGACTTCGTAAACCGGATCAGGAAATTTTTGACGAGTTGAT is a window from the Leptospira andrefontaineae genome containing:
- a CDS encoding acyltransferase family protein → MLKYLYAKNDAEIPSLNGLRALSIFMVIIFHLGTGAGKVLVSDGEILTTIIVNLQSSVDLFFMLSGFLIYGGLLDEYGRSSKIDLKKFYLKRTFRIIPAYYICLIVHFIQTKAAYKIGEKMTSPSPEILIIKEKLANSLSNSWTDFLYISNFFHDRLFSFGWSLSIEEQFYLVVPPLCSILLFKQKAEMRRIILVVLYFIPMIIRGFYYHFGFTADWTSFHTESRFDAIIVGMLLTELVRWKPEFLKNTSRTKNLGFSIGAALSLCIALLMSRTNINSIFIHTYFQFSFAVLFIACLLEGNFWNFIFRSRFFTPIARTSYTMYLWHGMFLLAALRFIFKNNLPSGLEAGPYLLLGIYTVLFVFVVCVPIFYITERPFLAIRDYILKRMKKKELQTK
- a CDS encoding Pycsar system effector family protein, whose amino-acid sequence is MESDHFKTVRARSAVDYLFRTVHQHHSQLSQMADQKANILIAASFVILSLSLGYVQRPTYRTGLLTLMVFIVIAASLAILAVMPTFKQKKNGKSNPLFFGHFAPMSENEFMNKMEEIASEDSSLYEALTRDLYQLGKSLYFTKYRYLRWSYRCLLVGVTSSMILIFLEIKGIL